ACCTATCAAACAATAAATTTACAGGAGAAGTCCCAACTTGCTTTTTCACTGATTGTTCTTACCTAACAATCCTGAAGCTCTCAAATAACAATCTTGGAGGCTTGATATTTGGGGGGGTTAGTGATTTGTCCGTAGCGGCAATATACCTTGACAGCAATAAGTTTGAAGGAACACTCCCTAACAATCTCTCGGGTAATCCGGTAATCATGGATTTACATGATAATAAGCTGTCTGGCAAACTCGATACTTCATTTTGGGGCCTTTCACCGCAAGTTTTGAGTGTTGCTAGTAATAACTTAACTGGCGAGATTCATCCAGCTATTTGCAAATTAAGTAGTAGTCTTCAGATTTTAGATATGTCAGACAACAACTTTGTAGGGTCTACACCAAACTGTGCCAGTGAGTTACAATTATATTTGCTAAACATGTCTCGGAACTCCCTCTCAAGATTCTCCCGTGGTTTCTTCAACAGCTCCTGTATTACAGTTCTGGATCTACGATATAATCAGTTCCACGGCGACCTTGATTGGACGCACAGCCTTGCTCAAACTAGGCTGCTTCTGTTGGGTGGGAATAGGTTTGGGGGCCAAATCTCCCCAAACATATGCCATCTCCAATACTTGAATATAATTGACTTATCAGACAACAGAATTTCAGGTTCAGTACCACCCTGCATTGGTGCCATCTCATTCGGATATCATGCAGATGACCTTGACTTTCAGACCTTGTTCAACTTTATCGTCCTCGGAACCGGGTTTTCTAGTATGGACAATGATGATCCACCTTTCATGTATGACACTCCTTATGACCTGCGAGGCTTCACCTTCTCCACCAAAGGGAACATCTACGCATACAGTCGTAGTTTCTTCAACCTGATGTTCGGCATTGATATATCTGGGAACATGCTGTCAGGAGAAATTCCTTGGGAGATAGGGAATCTGACCCGTGTCAAGTCCCTCAACTTATCGAACAACCACTTCAGTGGCCGGATTCCAGCATCACTTGCAAACATGAGCGCCGTAGAAAGCTTGGACTTATCCCACAATGAGTTAGATGGAGCAATACCTTGGCAGCTGTCTCGGCTATGGTCGCTGGAGGTGTTCTCGGTGGCCTACAACAACTTGTCCGGGTGCATACCGGACTCTGCCCAGTTTGCCTCGTTTAGCATGGACAGCTACATCGGCAACAAGAACCTCCAAAACATGTCGCTGGGGAATGCGTGTTCTCCCGGCTCAGGCCGTGCTGCTGCCCCTGCACCGGAAGATATGGATGAGACGCCTGATGATTTGATCCTTTATGTGGTTTGCGCGTCATTTGTGCTGGCATTTTGGGCCACCATTGCATTCTCCTTTTGCCATCCATGTGGACGCGCTGTCATGCTCAGATTGTAGATCGCAGCACTGGCATTCAGTCACCACTAGCATGGAGACAAAGAGGCAATCGTGAAATACTGTAGCAGTTACCTGGCCTGCCTTTGCAAACATGCATGAATTGGATTTTCTTGTCCCTGAAAGACAGATATCAATTATTCAGTAGGAGCCTGCTGCTCATGcaccttttttattttttaaggaAAGATTTTTTTTGTTTGAAAGAACCTTTTTCTTAATCCTGCCTGAAACCTGAGGTCGCGAGAACGCAGCCTGCGCCACACACAACACTAACAGGATGCATTATCCAAATGGGACAGGTGCTGCACTGCTCTCTCTCCTCGAGCTAGAACGTCATGGAAGCAGGGTGTACATAACACTAGGCTCGCAGCCGTAGCTCGCATCTTTGCCCAAAACTTAACCTTTCTAGTTTTACACA
The sequence above is drawn from the Panicum hallii strain FIL2 chromosome 7, PHallii_v3.1, whole genome shotgun sequence genome and encodes:
- the LOC112899901 gene encoding receptor-like protein 15 translates to MSSYIQTMLCILCMLHSMFHMACGCVAEERIALMHVRSSLVKADSSVPDSWGQSDECCSWERVTCGDKVPRVSGLDLSNMHAPQGNSIAGSECWRLNLTAFSAFRELQLLDLSWNHACLQNLDGLQGLTKLRYLNLSANSFIGNDTMGSLGKLASLEVINLVGSNISGTLQNTAFKNLKHMRELHLRSNQLSGSIPSSLFELPRLEYLDLSENLFQGHIPMSSFASISSALRTLKLSGNNLSGAFRFFWLRNCTMLEKIDLSGNSDLSIDVKFHGLVPPFQLRSLVLSGCKTDDSIVVGPNFLGTQRHLQMLDLSHNNLTGGVPDWIFANIATLVYLNIASNSLVGSIDPMWQHQSALEMINISGNHFVGQLPTNISSVLPNLEVLVASNNIISGYLPPSLCNISNIRIVDLSNNKFTGEVPTCFFTDCSYLTILKLSNNNLGGLIFGGVSDLSVAAIYLDSNKFEGTLPNNLSGNPVIMDLHDNKLSGKLDTSFWGLSPQVLSVASNNLTGEIHPAICKLSSSLQILDMSDNNFVGSTPNCASELQLYLLNMSRNSLSRFSRGFFNSSCITVLDLRYNQFHGDLDWTHSLAQTRLLLLGGNRFGGQISPNICHLQYLNIIDLSDNRISGSVPPCIGAISFGYHADDLDFQTLFNFIVLGTGFSSMDNDDPPFMYDTPYDLRGFTFSTKGNIYAYSRSFFNLMFGIDISGNMLSGEIPWEIGNLTRVKSLNLSNNHFSGRIPASLANMSAVESLDLSHNELDGAIPWQLSRLWSLEVFSVAYNNLSGCIPDSAQFASFSMDSYIGNKNLQNMSLGNACSPGSGRAAAPAPEDMDETPDDLILYVVCASFVLAFWATIAFSFCHPCGRAVMLRL